A stretch of Pelecanus crispus isolate bPelCri1 chromosome 3, bPelCri1.pri, whole genome shotgun sequence DNA encodes these proteins:
- the KBTBD11 gene encoding kelch repeat and BTB domain-containing protein 11 yields MEGSGAAEEEESGAGHPAPPPPPPPPTPAAPCGFSSSLCFSASAAEPQAPAAGGRVVESQWEINNAACPPEEEEEEAVGTRQRPTEEPDLVIEVSGRRIRAHKSVLAAKSDYFRARASRDVLRVKGVSYGALRLLIDYVYTARMGEVRHDNLAEVVSGARVLQMPCALHCAAEAMRAQLRLDNCYQLLCLAKKQRLAELREAAYRFMSDHYLEVLREPGVYGRLSGTERDLILQRRMEAGRPCLLVAEVSDAFERPGGGSRPQSRESSRPQSPSSVVSLEESGSLIHCYQEASGEWRVLTRLPEEANAKGCAMCVLHNYLFLAGGIVTGPAGSEPRARLSDKVFCYNPLTDTWSQVRPLAQPRSQLKLLALDGYLYAVGGECLFTVERYDPRADRWSPVAPLPKGAFAVAHEATTCNGEIYVSGGSLFYRLLKYDPKRDEWQECPYNSSRRRSADMVAFKSFIYRFDVSSGRGGEQGPGGGTGGGVEVFRYNTVAKRWSQCASLRPSSGPVQPFRCAPLGNTIYCVNRTGTLRFSLAQDGEVEADGGLKGTFDGELLKAPLDAKGVLLPFVLTLPERLDKAGDQEGSLPL; encoded by the coding sequence ATGGAGGGCAGCGGcgcggcggaggaggaggagagcggggccgggcaccccgccccgccgccgccgccgcccccgcccaCCCCGGCCGCGCCCTGCGGCTTCAGCTCCTCCCTCTGCTTCAGCGCCAGCGCTGCCGAGCCCCaggcgcccgccgccggcggccgggTGGTGGAGAGCCAGTGGGAGATCAACAACGCCGCCTGCCcgccggaggaggaggaagaggaggcggTGGGGACGCGGCAGCGGCCGACGGAGGAGCCCGACCTGGTGATCGAGGTGTCGGGGCGCCGCATCCGGGCGCACAAGTCGGTGCTGGCGGCCAAGAGCGACTACTTTCGCGCCCGCGCCTCGCGGGACGTCCTGCGGGTGAAGGGGGTGAGCTACGGGGCGCTGCGGCTCCTCATCGACTACGTGTACACGGCCCGCATGGGCGAGGTGCGGCACGACAACCTGGCCGAGGTGGTGAGTGGCGCCCGCGTCCTCCAGATGCCTTGCGCCCTGCACTGTGCCGCCGAGGCCATGCGCGCCCAGCTCCGCCTCGACAACTGCTaccagctcctctgcctggCCAAGAAGCAGCggctggcagagctgcgggAGGCCGCCTACCGCTTCATGAGCGACCACTACCTGGAGGTGCTGCGGGAGCCGGGCGTCTACGGCCGCCTCAGTGGCACCGAGCGGGACCTCATCCTGCAGCGGCGCATGGAGGCCGGCCGGCCCTGCTTGCTGGTGGCCGAGGTCAGCGATGCCTTTGAGCGGCCGGGTGGCGGCAGCCGGCCACAGAGCCGCGAGAGCAGCCGGCCGCAGAGCCCCTCCTCCGTGGTGTCGCTGGAGGAGAGCGGCTCCCTCATCCACTGCTACCAGGAGGCCAGCGGCGAGTGGAGGGTGCTGACGCGCCTGCCCGAGGAGGCCAACGCCAAGGGCTGCGCCATGTGCGTCCTCCACAACTACCTCTTCCTAGCAGGGGGCATCGTGAcggggccggcgggcagcgagCCCCGGGCCCGCCTCTCCGACAAGGTGTTCTGCTACAACCCCCTCACCGACACCTGGAGCCAGGTGCGGCCCCTGGCTCAGCCCCGCTCGCAGCTCAAGCTGCTGGCCCTGGATGGTTACCTCTATGCCGTGGGGGGTGAGTGCCTCTTCACCGTGGAGAGGTATGACCCGCGGGCTGACCGCTGGAGCCCCGTGGCACCCCTGCCCAAGGGTGCCTTCGCTGTGGCTCACGAGGCCACCACCTGCAACGGGGAGATCTATGTGTCGGGAGGCTCCCTCTTCTACCGCCTGCTCAAGTATGACCCCAAGCGTGACGAGTGGCAGGAGTGCCCTTACAACAGCAGCCGCCGGCGCTCTGCTGACATGGTGGCCTTCAAGAGCTTCATCTACCGCTTCGACGTGAGCAGCGGCCGCGGTGGGGAGCAGGGCCCAGGCGGCGGGACTGGCGGTGGCGTCGAAGTTTTCCGGTACAACACGGTGGCCAAGCGCTGGAGCCAGTGTGCCAGCCTGCGGCCCAGCAGCGGCCCCGTCCAGCCCTTCCGCTGCGCCCCCTTGGGCAACACCATCTACTGCGTCAACCGGACCGGCACCCTCCGCTTCAGCCTCGCCCAGGACGGCGAGGTGGAAGCGGATGGCGGGCTCAAGGGCACCTTCGACGGGGAGCTTCTTAAAGCTCCCTTGGATGCCAAGGGTGTCCTCCTACCCTTCGTGCTCACCCTGCCTGAGAGGCTGGACAAAGCGGGGGACCAGGAGGGCTCCCTCCCACTGTGA